The Fulvivirga ligni genome window below encodes:
- a CDS encoding PorP/SprF family type IX secretion system membrane protein, producing MKKALTISFIAIFGMIAWSSKAQELPVYNQFYFNPYLYNPSFVANSGRSEINATYRKQWVDIGDAPEVGALNFQYATKGNVSLGLSLQSEKSVLLRSDFGFVTFGYKVPFQGDDHYVKFGLSGGVIHNTLDVEALIASSGSDILNDPAVINALDDSYNFASQFGVHYKLKNLTLGFALPQLIENKINTGGDITDVEFSSMDQKIISASYDIELSPFISFTPTAVVRLVNKQQNQMTMMGIVNYKELIWAGAGYRYDYGPLMYLGLKVTDALQFGYSYEFNGVGSNSFSSASHEVHLKFRFKKKSKQNIIVAEDKTTSPITVAENTEGEIIEEEIREEENSVNPGTTTEEPIATTEEPIEEITPAEDQLNTSDEGSFIEDNHSNTKEIPEMTPGGFYVIIGVYKDKNNALAYTQKVTKAGYPAQISYYSKKNKYYVYLYNSVFKDSAQRMRKDISRKDLFEFKDAWVLEVK from the coding sequence ATGAAAAAGGCTTTAACAATTTCATTTATAGCAATATTCGGTATGATTGCCTGGTCATCCAAAGCGCAAGAATTACCTGTATATAACCAATTCTATTTTAACCCATACCTCTACAACCCTAGTTTTGTAGCAAATAGTGGCAGAAGTGAAATTAATGCTACTTATAGAAAACAATGGGTAGATATTGGCGATGCACCTGAAGTAGGTGCTTTAAACTTTCAATATGCCACCAAGGGTAATGTCTCTTTGGGATTATCGCTTCAAAGTGAAAAGTCCGTTCTTCTAAGGTCTGATTTCGGTTTTGTTACTTTTGGATACAAAGTCCCATTTCAAGGTGATGACCACTATGTGAAATTTGGTCTATCAGGCGGAGTGATCCATAATACTCTTGATGTAGAAGCACTAATAGCTTCTTCCGGTTCCGATATACTAAATGATCCCGCTGTGATCAATGCTCTGGATGACTCATATAATTTTGCCAGTCAATTTGGTGTACATTATAAACTTAAAAACCTTACTCTGGGATTTGCTCTACCACAACTTATCGAAAATAAAATAAACACCGGCGGTGACATTACAGATGTGGAATTTTCCAGTATGGATCAGAAGATAATATCTGCAAGCTATGATATTGAGTTAAGCCCCTTTATTAGCTTCACTCCCACTGCTGTGGTGAGATTAGTCAATAAACAACAGAACCAAATGACCATGATGGGTATAGTGAATTATAAGGAACTCATCTGGGCTGGTGCAGGATATAGATATGATTATGGCCCATTGATGTATCTTGGCCTAAAAGTTACTGATGCCCTACAGTTTGGCTACTCATATGAATTCAATGGTGTCGGATCTAATTCTTTTTCAAGTGCTAGTCATGAAGTTCATCTAAAATTCAGATTTAAGAAGAAATCAAAACAAAATATTATTGTTGCTGAAGACAAAACCACTTCTCCTATCACTGTTGCTGAAAACACTGAAGGAGAAATTATTGAGGAAGAAATACGTGAAGAAGAAAACTCTGTAAACCCTGGCACCACAACTGAGGAACCAATCGCAACTACAGAAGAGCCAATTGAAGAAATAACTCCCGCAGAAGATCAATTAAATACATCAGACGAAGGATCGTTTATCGAAGATAACCATTCTAACACAAAAGAAATACCTGAAATGACTCCAGGTGGATTCTATGTGATCATAGGTGTTTATAAAGATAAAAACAATGCTCTGGCCTATACGCAGAAAGTCACTAAAGCTGGGTATCCAGCCCAAATATCTTACTACAGTAAAAAGAATAAATATTACGTTTATTTGTACAATTCTGTATTTAAAGACAGTGCTCAGCGGATGAGAAAAGATATTTCCAGAAAAGATCTATTTGAGTTTAAAGATGCCTGGGTGTTAGAAGTAAAATAA